One window from the genome of Papilio machaon chromosome 6, ilPapMach1.1, whole genome shotgun sequence encodes:
- the LOC106707254 gene encoding polyamine-transporting ATPase 13A3, with protein sequence MPNMSKSSVVSEEYEVIGDPQWQVFENAVDDQIIRIRGYKYSKLRSILFHSVCLALGGLPYFALSNYPKYYKLQYIKSSLKYANVICGKCVSHPEKKFDMEPVYEVDLNLSNHRDNKLRFFIYQQNRYVWLSDHGVFINVQTLNEKMTINLLMENMCGINKRQQNELLKLYGYNSVEVDVKSYWSLFTNEVFNPFYLFQIFSIVLWSLDEYYQYATCVFFLSVGSCMLALYQTKQMSIKLHEMASSTNALTVRVLRPTRGGTGREECVVTSSRLVPGDVLVLPPDGCIMPCDAMLITGSCIVNESMLTGESVPVMKGPPCLSSEVYSTETHKRHTLFAGTHVIQTRFYGNNQVLAKVVRTGFYTAKGEMIKSILFPKPFVFEFYKDAVKFVIFMFCIAAIGMTYSVWLYILRGSSAGTILLRTLDIITIVVPPALPAAMTAGIVYSQQRLRANRIFCVSPARIVICGKLQVMCFDKTGTLTEDGLDLYAVIPATEDKFGRCVVDINSLSTTSPLVQALASCHSLTSIQGELKGDPLDLKMFEFTQWVLEEPGPENNRYDNLIPAVVKPRTAANGNAQDLDNYETLMEMPYEIGLLRRFHFSSSQQSMGVIARVLGQPQMVYFVKGAPEKVAGMCDPKSLPENFSTILHEYTSNGYRVIGLAHKKLDRKMKWVDAQRIKRDNLECDMIFLGFLVMQNSLKKETSEVIKELHDAQIRQIMVTGDNIMTAMSVARGCNMVQPHQKLVLITVGSHLGDDTRPPLHMEVVGEDGPPLLSMESYVIALEGKTWAVIRAHYPEMMRTVIKKGMVFGRFGPEQKTQLVTSLQEEGLVVGMCGDGANDCGALKAAHVGISLSEADASVAAPFTSKEQNIRCVKHLALEGRCALSTSFAIFKYMALYSLIQFFSILILYNYFSILGNNQFLYIDLVLTTLLALSLGRAAPGPVLTKQTPTVSLVALASILPLLAQVLLVLLLQLASLYLLHAQPWYHSVQGNGEVEQVLLWENTVIFIVTSFQYLVLACVYAKGWPFREPFCSNYYMVLTLVTQFAFVLILLLCPWVWLAEVMEIMPVDLHDQDQTYFRIYLLIIPILHLVLAIAIEATLSEVDKLGSFFRTFRRRCADKEDAADLTCPLWLPDPASPVC encoded by the exons ATGCCGAACATGAGTAAATCCTCGGTTGTCAGTG AAGAATATGAGGTAATTGGTGACCCACAATGGCAGGTCTTCGAAAACGCTGTAGACGACCAAATCATCAGGATCCGTGGatacaaatattcaaaattgcGGTCAATATTATTTCACTCAGTTTGCCTAGCATTAGGTGGGCTGCCATATTTTGCATTAAGTAATTATcctaaatattacaaattacaatacaTAAAAAGCAGTTTGAAATATGCCAATGTCATCTGCGGAAAATGTG TATCACACCCCGAAAAGAAGTTTGATATGGAACCTGTGTATGAAGTGGATCTCAATCTCTCCAATCACCGAGATAACAAGTTACGATTCTTCATTTATCAACAAAACCGCTATGTTTGGCTGAGTGACCATGGAGTTTTTATCAATGTTCAAACtctaaatgaaaaaatgaCTATCAATTTGTTAATGGAGAACATGTGTGGTATCAATAAACGGCAGCAGAATGAATt gtTAAAGCTCTATGGTTACAATTCAGTAGAAGTGGATGTGAAGAGTTACTGGTCATTATTCACAAATGAAGTTTTCAATCCATTCTATTTATtccaaatattttctattgtgTTATGGTCATTGGATGAATACTATCAATATGCAACGTGCGTATTTTTCCTCTCCGTGGGCTCTTGCATGCTGGCATTGTACCAAACTAAACAG ATGAGCATAAAGCTGCATGAGATGGCGTCTTCAACGAATGCGCTGACGGTGCGCGTGTTGCGGCCGACGCGCGGCGGCACTGGCCGGGAGGAGTGCGTAGTGACGAGCTCTCGTCTGGTACCCGGCGACGTGCTGGTGCTGCCTCCAGACGGCTGCATCATGCCATGCGACGCCATGCTCATTACCGGCTCCTGTATTGTCAACGAGAGCATGCTCACTG GCGAAAGCGTGCCAGTAATGAAAGGGCCGCCTTGTCTCAGCTCCGAAGTGTATTCGACGGAAACTCACAAGAGACATACATTGTTTGCGGGCACGCATGTTATTCAAACTCGATTCTATGGCAATAATCAG gtttTGGCTAAGGTTGTGCGTACTGGTTTTTATACAGCAAAAGGAGAAATGATCAAGAGCATTCTGTTTCCCAAGCCATTTGTATTCGAGTTCTACAAGGACGCCGTCAAGTTCGTCATTTTCATGTTCTGTATCGCCGCTATTGGAATGACGTATTCCGTTTGGCTGTACATTTTGCGAGGG AGTTCAGCGGGCACTATATTGCTGCGGACACTGGACATAATAACGATCGTGGTGCCGCCGGCGCTGCCCGCCGCCATGACGGCCGGCATCGTGTACAGCCAGCAGCGGCTGCGCGCAAACCGCATCTTCTGCGTCTCTCCCGCGCGCATCGTCATCTGCGGCAAGCTGCAGGTCATGTGCTTTGACAAG ACGGGTACTCTGACCGAAGATGGATTGGATTTGTACGCGGTGATACCAGCCACTGAAGACAAGTTCGGTCGATGTGTTGTAGATATAAACAGTCTGTCTACCACCAGCCCGTTGGTACAAGCTCTAGCGTCCTGTCACTCACTCACCAGTATACAAGGCGAACTTAAAGGCGATCCTTTGgatttgaaaatgtttgaatTCACACAATGG gtgCTGGAGGAGCCAGGTCCGGAGAACAACCGGTACGACAACTTGATTCCCGCAGTGGTGAAGCCGCGCACCGCAGCCAATGGAAACGCTCAAGATTTGGACAATTACGAAACACTCATGGAAATGCCGTACgag ATTGGTTTGCTGCGACGATTCCATTTCTCTTCGTCTCAACAATCAATGGGTGTTATTGCACGAGTGCTTGGACAACCGCAAATGGTGTATTTCGTTAAAGGAGCTCCCGAAAAG gTAGCGGGTATGTGTGATCCAAAGTCTCTGCCGGAGAACTTCAGCACTATCCTACATGAGTACACGTCTAACGGCTACCGTGTGATCGGACTGGCTCATAAGAAGCTGGATCGTAAGATGAAGTGGGTGGATGCTCAGCGCATCAAACGAGATAACTTGGAGTGTGATATGATCTTTCTGGGCTTTCTAGTCATGCAAAACAGCCTAAAGAAGGAGACCTCAGAAGTTATTAAGGAATTACACGATGCACAAATAAGACAGATTATGGTTacag GAGATAACATAATGACAGCGATGTCTGTGGCCCGCGGATGCAACATGGTGCAGCCGCATCAGAAGCTGGTGCTCATCACTGTCGGCTCCCACCTCGGTGATGACACACGCCCCCCACTACACATGGAG GTAGTGGGAGAAGATGGTCCGCCATTGCTGTCAATGGAGTCGTATGTGATAGCCCTCGAGGGCAAGACATGGGCCGTCATTCGCGCACACTATCCTGAAATGATGAGGACTGTCATCAAGAAag GTATGGTGTTCGGGCGCTTCGGTCCGGAGCAGAAGACGCAGCTGGTGACGTCGCTGCAGGAGGAGGGTCTGGTGGTGGGCATGTGCGGTGACGGCGCCAACGACTGCGGCGCGCTGAAAGCCGCACACGTTGGCATCTCGCTATCGGAGGCTGATGCATCTG tGGCAGCGCCGTTTACATCCAAGGAGCAGAACATTAGATGTGTGAAGCACCTGGCGCTGGAAGGTCGCTGCGCTCTCAGTACCTCCTTCGCCATATTCAAATACATGGCTCTCTACTCACTCATACAGTTTTTCTCTATTCTCATACTATACAAT taTTTCTCGATCCTCGGCAACAATCAGTTTCTGTACATCGACTTGGTTCTGACAACTCTTCTGGCGTTGTCGCTGGGTCGCGCCGCTCCTGGCCCCGTGCTCACCAAGCAGACCCCCACAGTGTCGCTGGTGGCACTCGCCAGCATACTGCCGCTACTGGCACAAGTCTTATTGGTGTTGTTATTGCAACTAGCATCTTTATATCTACTACATGCACAACCTTG GTACCACTCGGTGCAGGGCAACGGGGAGGTGGAGCAGGTGCTGCTGTGGGAGAACACGGTGATCTTCATCGTCACCTCCTTCCAGTACCTAGTGCTTGCCTGCGTCTATGCCAAGGGATGGCCCTTCCGAGAACCATTCTGCTCTAact ATTACATGGTCCTGACACTGGTGACTCAATTCGCGTTTGTGCTGATACTACTGCTGTGTCCGTGGGTCTGGCTGGCCGAGGTGATGGAGATCATGCCGGTGGACCTTCACGACCAGGACCAGACATACTTCCGCATATACCTACTTATCATACCCATCCTGCATCTCGTACTTGCCATCGCCATTGAG gCAACACTATCTGAAGTGGACAAGCTGGGCTCTTTCTTCCGTACGTTCAGACGTCGTTGCGCTGACAAGGAGGACGCGGCGGACCTCACCTGCCCGCTCTGGTTACCTGACCCTGCCTCGCCCGTCTGCTGA
- the LOC106714760 gene encoding sodium channel protein Nach, producing MTKVYPQSVLPPRYQKARKKKKSKNKKDDIGVLSLLAASLRHQTTEFFNNSTLHGVRYIAEKERPFCEKFMWFSFTAIGAVATCIIIVSLWEKFQTNPTITGLDTDFHNWDVPFPAVTICDRNPLDEELLQEYIDKAWPAGAPANATEMLQWLATLSFRSIAESASMFVTQHDLVGHTAGDVPAPALDPKDAVFSIVQRCEAAFYDCEWKGDSEECCDFLVPVFTEMGFCYAYNSRHAEKSWPWQSQAQSELFTEAYIHETDSKWSFMFNSFRNTSVIDIYIHSTEEMAGLEQSAQLSWDHRVEKVSFSVKHTYTTEDARQLSIRQRRCIFADEVKLETSPIYTYSACMRQCRMQRSRSYCKCVPHFYPKTKGYRQCSVRELECIARHAAAITDVSRCACELGCSHTVYEVEKLTEIDSSKGPVASNALETEFVSWPMVRYKREVLFGWVDLLVSFGGIAGLFLGFSLLSGVELVYYFTLRACCAAWRDGDALRRERAERLARPKPPYNLSLVPWWKKPPEKQDARPLQVKAKDLQPPKYSPPPLYTQYLP from the exons ATGACGAAGGTATATCCTCAAAGTGTGTTACCACCTCGCTATCAAAAGgcgagaaagaaaaaaaagagcaagaataaaaaagatgaCATCGGAGTACTATCATTGCTGGCTGCAAGCTTACGTCATCAGACCACTGAGTTCTTCAACAATTCTACATTACATGGCGTGCGGTATATCGCGGAAAAAGAGCGACCCTTTTGTGAGAA ATTCATGTGGTTTAGCTTCACGGCAATCGGCGCCGTGGCTACTTGCATTATAATTGTAAGTCTGTGGGAAAAGTTTCAAACAAATCCAACAATTACAG GCTTGGATACGGACTTCCACAATTGGGATGTACCATTCCCGGCAGTTACTATATGCGATAGGAATCCACTGGATGAAGAATTACTACAGGAGTACATTGATAA AGCGTGGCCGGCTGGCGCTCCTGCCAACGCGACTGAGATGCTGCAGTGGCTGGCGACACTAAGCTTCCGCTCTATAGCAGAAAGCGCTTCAATGTTCGTCACGCAGCACGATCTAGTGGGCCACACCGCGGGTGATGTCCCGGCACCTGCATTGGATCCCAAGGACGCTGTCTTTAGT attGTACAACGATGTGAGGCTGCATTTTACGATTGCGAATGGAAAGGAGACTCGGAAGAATGTTGTGATTTTCTAGTACCCGTCTTCACAGAAATGGGATTTTGTTACGCTTACAATTCAAGGCACGCGGAGAAATCTTGGCCTTG gCAATCCCAGGCGCAAAGCGAACTGTTTACCGAAGCGTACATTCACGAGACGGATTCAAAATGGTCCTTCATGTTTAATTCATTCCGCAACACATCTGTTATAGAT ATCTACATTCACTCAACTGAAGAAATGGCAGGATTGGAACAAAGCGCACAACTCTCTTGGGATCATCGAGTAGAGAAAGTTTCGTTCTCAGTCAAACACACTTACACCACGGAAGATGCGCGACAGCTTTCCATACGACAGAGACGTTGTATCTTCGCTGACGAAGTCAAATTAGAAACGTCCCCTATATATACATACTCGGCCTGTATGCGACAATGCCGGATGCAAAGGAGTCGTTCATACTGCAAATGCGTGCCGCATTTCTATCCAAAAACAA AGGGGTACCGTCAATGCTCTGTGCGGGAACTTGAGTGCATAGCACGGCATGCGGCCGCCATCACTGACGTGAGCCGCTGCGCCTGCGAGCTGGGGTGCTCCCACACCGTCTACGAGGTCGAGAAGCTCACTGAAATCGA CTCAAGCAAAGGTCCAGTGGCATCTAACGCTCTGGAGACGGAGTTTGTTTCGTGGCCAATGGTCCGGTACAAACGCGAGGTTCTCTTCGGATGGGTTGACTTGTTAG TATCGTTCGGAGGTATAGCGGGTCTCTTCTTGGGCTTCTCGTTGTTATCTGGCGTGGAGCTCGTGTACTACTTCACTCTCCGTGCCTGCTGCGCCGCCTGGCGCGACGGGGACGCACTGCGCCGCGAGCGCGCGGAACGACTGGCGCGACCCAAGCCACCCTACAACCTCAGCCTGGTGCCTTG GTGGAAGAAGCCGCCGGAGAAACAAGACGCACGTCCTCTGCAAGTGAAGGCGAAAGACTTGCAGCCGCCGAAGTACTCCCCACCTCCGCTCTACACACAGTACCTGCcctaa
- the LOC106714898 gene encoding popeye domain-containing protein 3 translates to MSQHSALLGLKSEYLEINEYNFTWPGENGTFHDLGSINYTMPGPWYWPWCPLWKVSQHPLFQLSNMLFVASYCAPSTKKGQLWMHTILIFAFMLNSIWAWHVICSPDTFSWNFGFVFLNLGQVVYLVYQMRPVKFDPELEEVYHTLFEPFKVSRLQFKRMVSPDFAHVMSLHAGEAYAMQNLTKTDRLGLLLSGKVNVMSGHQFLHPILPCEFLDSPEFESSRATIDEKFKVSIVAASSCRYVYWQRTSLEYLFVKEPYLACVVTTLIARDITTKLYAMNNKIVTERGSHLDIRLPSISHALARSPRRLRSANKPPPPTTVQPVPPEKRPNCWNRESEHLSNHKRNGVAGTTYVEEDEELIPLAEHEAPAASSDELSIADSCPDTSSKYHSCEAVETDDELRH, encoded by the exons ATGTCTCAACATAGTGCTTTATTGGGACTTAAAAGTGAATATTTAGagataaatgaatataattttacatggCCTGGAGAAAATGGTACATTTCATGATCTTGGTTCAATAAATTACACAATGCCAG gaccATGGTATTGGCCTTGGTGTCCACTATGGAAGGTTTCACAGCATCCTCTATTCCAG CTATCCAATATGCTTTTCGTAGCATCGTACTGCGCTCCAAGCACAAAAAAGGGTCAGCTGTGGATGCATACAATCTTAATTTTTG ctTTTATGCTGAATTCGATCTGGGCCTGGCACGTCATATGTTCTCCGGACACGTTTTCCTGGAACTTCGGATTCGTTTTCTTAAACTTGGGCCAAGTCGTTTATCTGGTGTACCAGATGAGACCTGTGAAGTTTGATCCGGAGCTAGAGGAGGTCTATCACACGCTTTTTGAACCGTTCAAG GTATCAAGACTCCAGTTCAAGAGGATGGTGTCTCCGGACTTCGCGCACGTAATGTCACTGCACGCGGGTGAGGCCTACGCCATGCAGAACCTCACTAAAACCGACCGTCTCGGATTGCTGCTCTCAGGAaag GTGAACGTGATGAGCGGTCACCAGTTCCTGCATCCGATACTTCCTTGTGAGTTTCTTGATTCACCAGAATTCGAATCAAGTCGAGCTACAATTGATGAAAAGTTTAAG GTGTCTATTGTAGCAGCATCATCTTGCCGCTATGTATACTGGCAACGGACTTCACTGGAATATCTCTTTGTAAAAGAGCCTTACTTAGCTTGTGTTGTAACAACACTAATAGCTCGGGATATAACAACCAAGTTGTATGcgatgaataataaaatagtaacagaGAGAGGATCACATTTAGATATAAGACTGCCGAGCATCTCGCACGCGCTGGCTAGGAGTCCGAGGAGATTGCGTTCAGCCAATAAACCCCCGCCGCCCACTACTGTACAACCGGTTCCGCCCGAAAAACGAccaa ATTGCTGGAACCGTGAGTCAGAGCACTTGAGCAATCACAAGCGCAATGGTGTAGCGGGCACTACGTATGTTGAAGAGGATGAGGAACTGATTCCTCTGGCGGAGCACGAGGCTCCTGCCGCCTCCTCTGATGAGTTGTCAATCGCCGACAGTTGTCCTGACACGTCTTCCAAGTATCACAGCTGCGAGGCTGTTGAAACTGATGATGAATTACGacattga